The genome window accctgcatagacagcaacacaactgacacattcgaGGCTTAGAAAGGTAgttaaggacatcattaaaatagaataaaattaaataaagttatatttgttttctttgctcataaagtattctcgtagcttcataaaattatggatgaaccactgatgtcacatggactattttaacaatgtccttactacctttctgggccttgaatgtgtcagttgtgttgctgtccgtgcagggtcagaaagctctcagattttataaaaaaatatctcaatttgtgttccgagCATAAAtgaagatcttatgggtttggaacaaaatgagggtgagtaagtaatggCAGAATTTCATTTTAAGGTTCTGACAAATGGTTTAGGTCATTTACATTTGCTTTTGGTTTGAATTCAACAGGTTTTTATTTGAAAATCAAAGTCCTGCTCATGTTTATTACCGGTGGAAGTTATACACCATATTACAGGTTAGCCTTATTTATTTCTATTCTTCTATCAGAAACATGTTcagatgtaaaatgtaaaaaatctccACTCACAGGGCGAATCTCCAACCAAATGGAAAACGGAAGACTTCAGAATGTTTAAAAATGGCTCTATATGGCGACCGCCACCTCTTAACCCGTATTTACATGGCACTCCTGAAGACGAGGAGCGTGATGATGACGACGATGAAGAAATCATCAAAAAGGGCTCCTTGAAAGACGAGTATGTTTACATATCAAAATCTGGAGCTTATGCAGATATTCAGTTCTTCTAGTATGGAGCCGCTAGGCTTTTGGCTATAGGCAAAATTGTTGATTATGTGTACTTTATATTCTCCTCTTCTGCAGCGAGAGGGATAAATTGGAGGAGTTACTCCGGGGTCTCACGCCGAGGAAGAGCGACATAGCAGATGGCATGTTTTTCTGCCTCACGCATGCTGACGCGGCTGAAGAGATTGTGGAATGCATCGCTGAGTCCCTATCCATACTTAAAACACCTCTGCCAAAGAAGGTCACTCTTACACAGCAGAATTTTTATTCACAAAGTATCTTGCATGTGTCTTGTCACTTCTGTTTACATGTGCATTTCTGCTCTCCCTCAGATTGCAAGGTTATATCTGGTGTCGGATGTGCTGTATAACTCATCTGCAAAAGTTGCTAATGCCTCCTATTACAGAAAATTGTAAGTCTTACAGTTTTCGAGTGCACAATCAAGGTGTaaattcttgtttgtttgtttaatgtgTTTTGCATTTCTTTTACAGCTTTGAAACAAAACTCTGCCAGATATTTTCTGACCTAAATGCTACTTACAAGACAATACAGGGCCATTTACAATCAGAAAATTTCAAGGTatgccatcttttttttttttgaaacagtGGTTTTCTAAAAAGACTggaatttatgttttttaattttggtCCTCACAGCAACGGGTAATGTCCTGTTTCCGTGCATGGGAAGACTGGGCAGTGTATCCCGATCCCTTCCTGATTAAACTTCAGAACATCTTCTTGGGACTCGTCAGTCTTGATGCTGAAAAGGAGGCTCCAGAACCTTTGCCAGAGGTTAGCTTCGTAGAGAAAGACTGGTTGAGTTATGATTCATAGATATTCAGACGTCAGGTTTGAGTTGAGACTGATTGGATGTTTATTGCATTGTCATTTAGCCACCAGAAAGGTCTGAGGATATTGATGGCGCTCCTATTGTGGAGGAGGAGCTGGATGGTGCTCCTTTGGATGATGTTGATGGCATGCCCATAGATGGTGCACCTATTGATGGGGCACCACTTGATGACCTGGATGGAATGCCCATCAAAGGAACAGACGATGATCTGGATGGTATTCCTTGTAAGAATGCTGacgttattatttttttttttattatttaactttcATACACTTTGTAACTTATTTGgtaatcttaaagggatagttcaccaaaaaatgaaaatgaccccttGACTAACTCACCCATAAGACATGCtatgctttataatggcagtaaatgggtgttgagattttgaagtccaaaaaagggcatccatccatcataagtaCTCTatacagctccagggggttaataaaggccttctgaagcaaatcaatgcgattatataagaaaaatatccatatttaaatttgtctgaaagaagaaagtcatatatgcccaggatgccttgagggtaagtaaatcatggggcaattttcatttttggttgaattaGGCCTATAACAAATCActgtatttaaagatcaaaaAGAATGTATTTTACAGTTGCAATTGCAGAATGTTGTGGCagattttctaaaataaatgtttttaatggcTTTTTTCCAGTGGATCAAAAACCAGGCTTTAAGGTAGCCCCGTCAAAATGGGAGGAAGTGGATGGTGCTGCTTTGCAGGCTCAAGGTTAGAGTAGATGACATTTATGGCATTTAAAGCTTAGTTTCCTTCTGGTATATGCATTATAAAGTTTTGAGAATTTTGAAATCACATCAtgatttttcttaatttttttttgtttttagctgTAACCACATCAAAATGGGAAATCTTTGATCTGCCAGATGAGTCTGAGAAAAGTAAAACAAGGTACATATCgtaaaaattttactttttccatgtttaagtgatATAATTGGGCCCCAGTGCATTTACGAacccagaaaatgtaaaaaaggacaacccagtattTTCTTCTTAGTAAGCTTTTCTTTGCAAAGCCATGAAGCCACTATTTTGTTTTTTGCAAGCGACaacagtgtaccagttctaacaccaCAGTAAACGTTAGAGCAGAGCATGCAAACTGTTCTAtcaattgaaataataaaaaatctgtggggtattttgaactgaaacttcagacacattctgaggacacctgagacttatattacatattgtaaaaaaggGGCAAATTGTTGGCTTTTGCAGCAGGAAATTCATTTGTCATGTTTTGATCTCATTTTCACATTCTTGTCATAGTTCAAAACGTGAAACTGATAGTAAAGACTCACTGAGGAGCTCCAGCGCTGCAGACCAGCAGTCCTACAGTAATCCTGTAAGAGAAGAATATGATTCAAAGTCTGCCAAGTTTTCTGAGATGAGTGAGGAGAAACGTGCCAAACTACGAGAAATCGAGGTATACCTAAATGCTAAAGGTACTTCTTCACGTTTGAAAGCTGTTTAGAGATCTTAATACATTTTCTGTGTCTGTGTTGTAGCTTAAAGTCATGAAGTTTCAAGATGAGCTTGAATCTGGAAAGCGACCCAAAAAATCTGGACAGAGTATTCAAGAACAAGTAGAGCTTTACCGGGACAAATTATTACAGCGGGTTAGTATGTGGCTTCTTTTTGTTGTAGTTTTTGGTATTTCTTTAGTGTTACAGTTTTGTttgaaaataactttttctttttgGAAAATTTTTAGGAGAAggagaaagagacagagaaagacaaagagaaagaaaaggaaagaaaagacAAAGATAAATCCGATGTGTCCCACAAAGAGAAGGACAAAGATGACTCCACACCAGGCAGAAAAGAAAAGTAAGACACCTCAACATTtcttcacaaatgtgaccctggacaacaaaatcaGTTTTAGCATGgctatatttgtaacaatagccaacaatttattgtatgggtcaaaattatcgatttttcttttatgccaaaatcattaggatattaaggaaatATTATGTTCCataaaggtattttgtaaattctaaatttataaaaTCTTGTAAATTTCTACCGTTTTATATATAGTGCTAagtgcttcatttggacaatttaaatgtgttttactcagtatttaggttttttgcaccctcaggttccagattttcaaatatttgattTTCAAAGATTTCTTTGTACCTATCCTAAAAACCATAGttaaatgaaaagcttatttattccgttTTCAGATCATGTATTTATCTCAATTTCAACAGGTTTGTGGTCCACAGTCACAATTTAAGAAATGGAATACATCTTTGTTTGGCTGTcttgaaacaattttattttctCCCCAGAAAACGGAGGCATAGTCCCTCCCCCAGTCCCACCCGAAGTAGCAGCAGTAGGCGAGGCAGGTCACCCTCCCCGCGATCGGAGCGCTCCGATAGGTCCTATACAAAAGACAGCTCTCGATCGTCTTATAAAGACTCTCCAAGAGATAGTAACCGCAGGTCATCTAAAAGGTAAATTAACAGTCATCGCTTAATCTTGTGGCTCGTATTTTCTTGTCAGTTTCTTTTAGGAGTGTTTATGGAAGTGAAAATTAATGATCTATctcatttttaaatgattttaggtCCCCTTCACCCCCAAGAACGCCTAAGAGGTCGCGCAGGTCCAGATCAAGAACACCCAAAAAATCTTCAAAGAAATCCAGATCTCGGTCACGATCGCCTCACCGCTCTCACAAGAAATCCAAAAAAAGCAAACACTGAGACTTCTGGCCATTATGAAATGATGCCTGGGTTGTCTTTCGTGCCTCAAATTTGTCCTGTAAATCAGTATGAAGGACATTCCCTCTTTCACCCGTCCTTTTGAAGCTCACTCACAATGGCACAAGAACAGTGTTCAAGGGTCATCTATAGAGTGTTTTATAATGTCATTTAGGAGCTTCCTTTGATGTTCAAAGTGTCCGATAAGAGAATAACTGCAGTGGTTGGGGCAATCATCCATCAACCTGAAAACTAttgtcttatttttatttttttttgctttttgtcaTCGTTTTTAGATCCCTTGAAACTGACTTAAATTAAATTAGTGTAAGTTTCAGTTGTATAGATGTTTGCTTTTCAATAAAGACACAATTTATGTGACTACTCTCTGAAATGGCTTAGTTTGTGTGTTATAAAATAGCaaacttatttttaaaagttttttaaatgcCATGGGATCCAAAATATGATCATCCTTGGGGcatcttaaaatgtaaaaaatgtttcatATAGAAATGtggaaaatatttgtatttatgcatttagtatgttttttattattattattcactgtAGTACTGTAATACTagatgtatatgtgaccctggaccacaaaaccagtcctaggtaacacgggtatatttgtagcaataggcagaaatacattgtatgggtcaaaatcgttttttatgccaaaaatcactaggatattaagtaaagatcatgttccatgaagatattttgtaaatttgctaccgtaaatatatcaacgtAATTTTTGGTTTAGACAACTCTAAAGGTTTTCTTAATATTTTcgttttttattcaaaataaaaaaacaaccgTTTCCACTTACCTTAGTATGACACCATAGTCTTTGATGACAATCTCTTCACGGCGCATGCGCAGTATAGTGCGTATACGTCAATCTCACGACATTTCCGCAAGTACACAAACAAGGAAGAGTCGTTCGGTCGATGTTTGGTAGTTCACCAAAATGAGTGCAATAAAGTCCTGCGGGATTTTGATGAGTTTCTGCTGCATACTTACGAGCACATATGCATCTTCCGACGTCTTCGACGGTGTTCTGGGAAACACGGTGTCTTGCCATAAAACATGTCAGATGACTTACAGTTTGCACACTTATCCACGGGTGAGTACGAGACATACTACCTGTTTGGATTGGTTTACTAACTAAGAAACGCTATTGAGACTTGTAGACAGTCGTTAGGTTATGTTATATGACTTTGTGAATTGTAgagttaaaacaaaaacaatgaggaAAGCGAAATTTGCCGCGTTTCTTTATTTGGCCTATTTGTTTTTGTGATAGGAGGAGGCGCTGTACGCCTGTCAGAGAGGGTGTCGTCTGTTCTCCATCTGTCAGTTTGTGGGTGACAGCAAAGACCTCAACGATACCAAAGCTGAATGCGAGTCAGGTAATTTTATTATCAAGTACCGTCTGTCTGAATCCTTCCTGCATTCGCCTATCTCTGTGTTTGTTATGCAACCGGTTGTTTGTGTTTGACTTCCTGCAGCCTGTCGTGAAGCCTACACCCAGTCAGATGAGCAGTACGCCTGCAATCTAGGATGCCAGAGTCAACAGCCATTTGCAGAACAAAGAATGGAGCAGGTGTGAAGAACATTTGAATAATTGCTTTGCATGTTTACATCTTTCAGTCATCAATTCTACATGAATTTCACCAGTGCTCGCTGTATGTGTGTTCATTTGTTTTGGTGGGAAGTTGTTGACGATGATGCCCAGAATCCATCTCCTGTACCCGCTGACTTTGGTGAGGGGTTTCTGGGAAGACATGATGAGCCAAGCTCACAGCTTCATCACCTCATCCTGGACATTTTACCTCCAGGCGGATGATGGCAAAGTGGTCATTTTCCAGGTAATCTTGTGATAAACCCTTTTTATTcatgtaatatatttataaagAGATTCTGGGTCTATAAGGCATACCATTTAGGCATATCTTAAtttctaatttacattttaagatgtttttatttaacttttgaaTTGACGTTTAGTGAATATAAATTAATTTAGTTGCACATAATGCCTCCACTTTTACTTTTAGGCCAAAGCCCTCAATCGTGTTAGCTTTTTGGGTACCTCTGGTACAAAGTAAGCAGTCAAGCTTATTTCTAAGTGCCATTGATCCAGTTTTTGTCTTTCTCTTATTTCTAGTCTGAGCCGCAAGTTCAGTTTTTCCCTCAGTTTGAATTCCAGAGAGACGAGACTGAGGAGTCACAGAGCACTTGTGAgcacttcacacacacacataatatttTCCTCTATAattattaaagaagttcacttgctgaaacaaaaaaattgtgacaatttactcacccctatgtcgtccaagatgttcatgtctatctttctttagtcgcaaagaaatcacatttttttgaggtaaacgttccaggaattttctccgtatggtggacttctatggtggccaatGGATTAAAGGTCcaaaattgcagcttcaaagggctgtacatGATTGCAGATGagcaataagggtcttatttagtgaaatgatctgtcatgttctaaaaaaaatttttagttttttgtttgtagTTCAGTTTAAAAAGATAGGCTTTAAAATTGTCACatcattttatcatttttgtAAAATGGTATTAAACTTATTTTGGACGTTtgatttgtaaacactgggttggttaCTCCACCTACATCACGTGTAATCTTTCCAGCATGGTCAGACtagtgcatttgtggttaaaaagttgacattttggttgtttaaaaaaaaaaaaaaaaacgacgggggtgagtaaattctcaggaaatttgtattctggaagtgaactctttTTTTAGCAAGATTTAGAAAGTGTCTGTCTTCCAATGACTGTTCAACATGTCTTTAGACTTTAGTAatcaaaatatcatattttaaagtCACAACATAATGGAAGTAGCAGCAGATCTTCTGCATTGTGTTGTACACCTAAGTGACATTTttcaaacaagaaaaatgtaGAGCAAGG of Garra rufa chromosome 10, GarRuf1.0, whole genome shotgun sequence contains these proteins:
- the tmem59 gene encoding transmembrane protein 59, which produces MSAIKSCGILMSFCCILTSTYASSDVFDGVLGNTVSCHKTCQMTYSLHTYPREEALYACQRGCRLFSICQFVGDSKDLNDTKAECESACREAYTQSDEQYACNLGCQSQQPFAEQRMEQLLTMMPRIHLLYPLTLVRGFWEDMMSQAHSFITSSWTFYLQADDGKVVIFQSEPQVQFFPQFEFQRDETEESQSTFVDQEMKGPVYKDYPRSFMQERDRDMFIDRSNSEDDYNLFSCLSRNPWLPGWILTTTLVLSVLVLIWICCATVSTAVDQYVPAEKLSIYGDMEYVKEQKLTPYLQSSLVIIRSPGVEEQEAGPLPSKVNLDQSNI
- the u2surp gene encoding U2 snRNP-associated SURP motif-containing protein isoform X3; amino-acid sequence: MIEFVVREGPMFEAMIMNREINNPLYRFLFENQSPAHVYYRWKLYTILQGESPTKWKTEDFRMFKNGSIWRPPPLNPYLHGTPEDEERDDDDDEEIIKKGSLKDDERDKLEELLRGLTPRKSDIADGMFFCLTHADAAEEIVECIAESLSILKTPLPKKIARLYLVSDVLYNSSAKVANASYYRKFFETKLCQIFSDLNATYKTIQGHLQSENFKQRVMSCFRAWEDWAVYPDPFLIKLQNIFLGLVSLDAEKEAPEPLPEPPERSEDIDGAPIVEEELDGAPLDDVDGMPIDGAPIDGAPLDDLDGMPIKGTDDDLDGIPLDQKPGFKVAPSKWEEVDGAALQAQAVTTSKWEIFDLPDESEKSKTSSKRETDSKDSLRSSSAADQQSYSNPVREEYDSKSAKFSEMSEEKRAKLREIELKVMKFQDELESGKRPKKSGQSIQEQVELYRDKLLQREKEKETEKDKEKEKERKDKDKSDVSHKEKDKDDSTPGRKEKKRRHSPSPSPTRSSSSRRGRSPSPRSERSDRSYTKDSSRSSYKDSPRDSNRRSSKRSPSPPRTPKRSRRSRSRTPKKSSKKSRSRSRSPHRSHKKSKKSKH
- the u2surp gene encoding U2 snRNP-associated SURP motif-containing protein isoform X2, giving the protein MADKTPGGAQKANSKAILESKLKAFSIGKMAVAKRTLSKKEQDELKKKEDERAAAEIYEEFLAAFEGGEGKVKTFVRGGIANATKEEAAADEKKGKLYKPKSRVMEAKTFLPLETPPQFLALDKRNASKKGDKEKKKSNLELFKEELKQIQEERDERHRLKGRVSRFEPLPATEGRRSFLDDSAPGSHDVGDPTTTNLYLGNINPQMNEEMLCQEFGRYGPLASVKIMWPRTDEERARERNCGFVAFMTRRDAERALKHLNGKMIMNFEMKLGWGKGVPIPPHPIYIPPSMMEHTLPPPPSGLPFNGQPKERLKNPNAPMPPPPKCKEEFEKTLSQAIVKVVIPTERNLLSLIHRMIEFVVREGPMFEAMIMNREINNPLYRFLFENQSPAHVYYRWKLYTILQGESPTKWKTEDFRMFKNGSIWRPPPLNPYLHGTPEDEERDDDDDEEIIKKGSLKDDERDKLEELLRGLTPRKSDIADGMFFCLTHADAAEEIVECIAESLSILKTPLPKKIARLYLVSDVLYNSSAKVANASYYRKFFETKLCQIFSDLNATYKTIQGHLQSENFKQRVMSCFRAWEDWAVYPDPFLIKLQNIFLGLVSLDAEKEAPEPLPEPPERSEDIDGAPIVEEELDGAPLDDVDGMPIDGAPIDGAPLDDLDGMPIKGTDDDLDGIPLDQKPGFKVAPSKWEEVDGAALQAQAVTTSKWEIFDLPDESEKSKTSSKRETDSKDSLRSSSAADQQSYSNPVREEYDSKSAKFSEMSEEKRAKLREIELKVMKFQDELESGKRPKKSGQSIQEQVELYRDKLLQREKEKETEKDKEKEKERKDKDKSDVSHKEKDKDDSTPGRKEKKRRHSPSPSPTRSSSSRRGRSPSPRSERSDRSYTKDSSRSSYKDSPRDSNRRSSKRSPSPPRTPKRSRRSRSRTPKKSSKKSRSRSRSPHRSHKKSKKSKH
- the u2surp gene encoding U2 snRNP-associated SURP motif-containing protein isoform X1; this translates as MADKTPGGAQKANSKAILESKLKAFSIGKMAVAKRTLSKKEQDELKKKEDERAAAEIYEEFLAAFEGGEGKVKTFVRGGIANATKEEAAADEKKGKLYKPKSRVMEAKTFLPLETPPQFLALDKRNASKKGDKEKKKSNLELFKEELKQIQEERDERHRLKGRVSRFEPLPATEGRRSSDGSSRRNRPSSVLDDSAPGSHDVGDPTTTNLYLGNINPQMNEEMLCQEFGRYGPLASVKIMWPRTDEERARERNCGFVAFMTRRDAERALKHLNGKMIMNFEMKLGWGKGVPIPPHPIYIPPSMMEHTLPPPPSGLPFNGQPKERLKNPNAPMPPPPKCKEEFEKTLSQAIVKVVIPTERNLLSLIHRMIEFVVREGPMFEAMIMNREINNPLYRFLFENQSPAHVYYRWKLYTILQGESPTKWKTEDFRMFKNGSIWRPPPLNPYLHGTPEDEERDDDDDEEIIKKGSLKDDERDKLEELLRGLTPRKSDIADGMFFCLTHADAAEEIVECIAESLSILKTPLPKKIARLYLVSDVLYNSSAKVANASYYRKFFETKLCQIFSDLNATYKTIQGHLQSENFKQRVMSCFRAWEDWAVYPDPFLIKLQNIFLGLVSLDAEKEAPEPLPEPPERSEDIDGAPIVEEELDGAPLDDVDGMPIDGAPIDGAPLDDLDGMPIKGTDDDLDGIPLDQKPGFKVAPSKWEEVDGAALQAQAVTTSKWEIFDLPDESEKSKTSSKRETDSKDSLRSSSAADQQSYSNPVREEYDSKSAKFSEMSEEKRAKLREIELKVMKFQDELESGKRPKKSGQSIQEQVELYRDKLLQREKEKETEKDKEKEKERKDKDKSDVSHKEKDKDDSTPGRKEKKRRHSPSPSPTRSSSSRRGRSPSPRSERSDRSYTKDSSRSSYKDSPRDSNRRSSKRSPSPPRTPKRSRRSRSRTPKKSSKKSRSRSRSPHRSHKKSKKSKH